From Candidatus Paceibacter sp.:
TCGTAAATGGCCAAAGCGAACATGCCATTGAGCATTTTCAGACACTCCTCGCCGTATTCCTTATACAAATAAATTATCACTTCCGTATCCGTGCCGCTGGCAAATTTGTAACCTTTTTTCTGAAGCTCTTCTCTTAATTGCCGGAAATTATAAATCTCGCCGTTGTAAGACAAAAAAACGTCGCCCTGGTCGCACTTCATCGGCTGATGTCCGGCCGGACTCATGTCCAAAATACTCAAGCGGGAATGAGCCATGGAAACGCCATCGCATTCGTAAAAACCGAGGTTGTCTGGCCCCCGGTGTCGCAACGCGGCAATCATCTTTTCCAAAACCGGCCGATTGCCTTTCCCCGTGAATCCCGCTATTCCGCACATTTTTATTCAAAATTTATTTTTTCCGCGATTTGATAAGGTTTTTTGTTTTGAGATTCAAAATAAACCCTCATCAGCATTTCCGCCAGAACGCCCATGGCGATAAGCTGGACGCCCACCATTACCAACAGAGCGCACAAAATCGGCAGAGGCGTGTCAACAAAATCGCGCAGCCCCAATATTTTTAAAACGATTGTCAGCAAACCGGTCGCCACCCCCAGGGAGAAAACCAGAAATCCGGCCCCGCCGAAAAAGTGCATCGGCCGGGTCATGTATTTATCCAAAAATTTAACAACCACCAAGTCCAGCAAAACTTTGAATATCCGGCTCATTCCGTAATTGCTCTTCCCTTTCCGGCGCGGGCGGAAATCAACCTCCACCTCCGAAACCTTGGCGCCTCTCCATGAAGCGTAAGCCGGGATGAATCGGTGCATCTCTCCGTAAAGCGAAGCGTCTTTTATAACGCTTCTCCGGTAAGCCTTCAGCGTGCAACCGTAATCGTTGAGCTTGACCCGGGTTATTTTTGAAATAAGTTTGTTGGCCAGCATAGACGGGAGCTTTCTCCTTAATTTCTGGTCGTTCCATCTCCCCTTCCTCCAACCGGAAACGACGTCGTAACCCTCGTTTATCTTTTCCAGCATTTTGAAGATGTCATTCGGGTCATTTTCCAGGTCGCTGTCAATGGGAACTATCACGTCTCCGGAAGAATGATGTATGCCGCAGAAAATGGCGGCAGTCTGACCGAAGTTGCCGTGAAAATGAATGACCTTTATATTTTTGTTTTTGGAAGCGGCCTCGTTTAAAACGGAGCGGGTGTTGTCCCGCGAACCGTCGTTGACGGTTATTATCTCATGTTCATGGTTTTTTAAAACAGCCTGAAGTTCGTCAAAAAGCTGATTGAGATTGTCCGCCTCGTTGTAAATTGGCACGACTACGGATATTTTCATGGTGTGGAAATTAATATTTTACTTTGACCTATTTTTCCACGCAAACCAGAGTTTGTCAATTATATAAACGAAACCGGCGAAGAAGAAAACGTAGAGCGGCAAACGGTATCGGGCGAAGTTGAACGGCGACATCAGAAAAGCGGTGTAAAAAGCCATCAGCGCGGACAGCGCGAAGAACAGGAAGCTCGGCTTGTCTTTAAAGAACGAATACAAAACGGCCGCCAGCGATGAGGCAAAAAAAGCCAGCCAAAGAAGCATGCCGAAAATGTAGATTGATTTCTTTAAATCCAGTCCGGCAAAAAATTCTTTTACTTCTCCCATATCCCCTTTCATAAAAGCGGCGGTTATGTCCGGCTTGGAATATTCTCCGGTGTGGGCGGAATAAAGGTCAAAATAGCCCGATTCTATGAAAAACGGCGCCATCTTGACCAAATGCAGAGGCACGTAATCTTTAAGATTGCTCATAATGTATTTTTTTGATTCGGAATCGTAGTAATCAAACTGCTTATTCAGCTCCTCATTGGTGTACAATGTACAATTCCAATCCTTGGCCGCCACGTGCGACGGCCCCAAATCATTCGCGGCCTGGGCGGCGACCATGTCGTACGCCTCTTGATAAGAGATGTTTTTTTGAAGCGCCAAAAGCGGCGGCAAATTGTAATAGTAAACGTTGGTGGCGGTTATCATCGCCAGAGAGAAACGGTCGTAAACTAATTTGTTTCTTACCATCCACACTCCCGCGACGGCCCAGAACAAAAAATTAAAAGCAAGCAACAAGATAACGATTTCCTTGAACTTTTTGGCGAAAAACGCGTCGCCTGTCTTGATTTTATTCCGAAAAACAAAAAGAAATATTAAAACAACGGAAATCAGGGCGGGTATTAAAAGCGCCGTCGGTCGGGTTAAAACAGCCAAGCCAAAAAACAAAAAGGAAAGCATTATGTGTTTTGCCGTTCCTTTTTTCAAAAAAACAAACAAGAAATACATCGCCGCCAGGAAAAGCGGGATGTATAGGTTTTCGCTCGCCAGCAGGAAATTGTGCCACGCCCAAAACGGCTCCAGCGCCCAGATGAGTACCGCCCAAAAGGCGATTTTTTCGGGAAGAAACAGACGGATTGTTTTATATCCGATGAGTAAAGAAACAAAAGCGAAGAGAAGGTGAAAAAAGTAAATTGACCACTGGGTTTTAAATAAAAAGAAAAGCGCGGAGGTAAAAGTGTAATAAAGCGGCGGGTGCCAGTCACACGTCTCGTGGAACTTCTGCGTCAACACGGCTTGGGCCGGCTGGGACCAGCCGTAAAAATTGGCCCACCCGCCCTTGTCGGCGCTGGCCGCCCAAAAAGAAGAAAACACGATAACCCGCGCCAAAATAAAGGCGGCGATTATAATAAGCCATTTCTTATTCCCTTTTAAAAATGTCATGCCCTTCGTTTTTTATAAACCCATTCCAGCAGCGCCATAAAACCGGAAAAGTAAACAAAAAAATGTTTCGGACTTCTGATTCTTTTTATGTACCCCAGGATAATGCGCGGCCGGAAATAAAATTTCCGGAAAAATTTCTGGTTGTATTTTTCCAGGTCTTCTTTGGTAAGACCGAACGGCACGAACACCGCTTTCCAGTTGTTCAGCTTTTTCCAGTCGTTGTCAAAGGTGCCGTATTTTTGCCAGTTTCTGTAAATTTCCGACCCGGGCATCGGAGTCATCAGCGTGCAGTGAAACTCGTCTATCTTCAAAGAAAGGGCGAAGTCAATGGTTTCCTGCAACGTTTCTTTGGTCTCCCCCGGATGCCCCATTATGAAAAACGCCCCCACGCCGATTCCTGCTTCCTTTGTCCAGTTAACGGCGTTTTTAATTTGCTCCTTGGTGGTGTTTTTCTTTATCAGCTTCAGTATCTCGTTGTTGCCCGATTCTATGCCGTACCATACCTGCCAGCAGCCGGCTTCTTTCATCGCCTTCAGCATTTTCGGCTCCACCATATCCACGCGGGCCAGCGCCGTCCACACCGGCTTGAGCTTTTTTTCTTTCATCAATTCGCAAAACCGGAACAGTCTCGGCTTGAAAACCGTGAAGTTGTCGTCGCGAAACTGTATTTCTCTTATGCCATATTTCTCATAAAGCCCGGTCACCAAATCAATCATATATTCGGCCGAATGGGCCGACAGGGCGTTGCCGTAAACGCTTCTCGTGCAGAAAACGCACTGGCCAGGACAGCCTCGCGAAGTCACCAAGTTGCAGGCGGGAAATTTTTTAACGGTGTGCACCGGCGGAGAGTAAGCAAACAGATCAGGCAGCAAGTCAAAGGCCGGCTTCGGCAGGTCGTCCAAATTTCTCGTTCTGGAACGGGTAGGAGTAATCACGAATTTTTCTCCGACTTCATCCTTAAAAATCAGTCCGTTCACGCTTCTTAATCTGTTCTTATCAAGGCCGGATTCCTTCACAACCAGCGCCAGTTCGGACAATGTTTTCTCGCCTTCGCCGATAACGCCGACGTCAAAATGAGGAAAGCGGTTGAGAGTTTCTTCCGGGGCGGTGGTAATATGATGGCCGCCGATAACGGTGACGATGTCCGGTCTTATCTTTTTTATTTCTTTGGCCACAGCCGCGGCGTTGTCCACGGAAACGGTCACAGCCGTGAAACCGACCAGCCCGGGATCCTCGGCGAGTATTTTTTCCGTCGCCATTTTAATATTAAGTCCCAAAATTTCCGCGTCTATTATTTTTACCGGATAACCATCATCTCTTACGGAAGCAGCCAGATACAAAAGCCCTAAAGGTATCGTTTCTCCTCCGCTTTGATGCTTTACGCCGTACCTTTCTTCCAGGGTCAAGGGTGGCTGTACCAGGATAATTTTCATATTTTATGATTTTATCTTATATTTTAGCAGCGTCCAAACCGCGATAAATCCGTCTTTTAATTTTATTTTCTTCCCTTCCGCCCTTGAGCGAGGCGTGTAGTCTATCGGAATTTCGTGAATGGTTATCTTTTGCCTGGCAATTTTTGCCGTAATCTCCGGACAAAATTCAAAACCGTCGGAACAAAGATTGAAATTTTCAAGCGTTCTCCGGCTGACCATCTTATAACAAGTGGCCTCATCAGTGATTTTTGTCCTATAAAGAAAGTTAGTCAGAAAAGTGAGGAATAGCCCGCCCAAATAATATTGCCAGCCAGCGGTAGGACTTTTACCCTTTCCCAGTCTCCTGGAACCGTAAATGGCTTCGGCGTTGTTTGCCACGGCGTGTTCCAACATTCTTTTAAAATCGTTTGGGTTATATTCCAAATCGGCGTCCTGGATGACAGCGTAATCGCCGGACATTATTTTCAAGCCGGTTCTGACCGCCGCGCCTTTGCCTTGGTTTTTTTCGTGATATACGATTTTGTGCCTTGTCTCGTAACTTTTAAGAATTTCGCGCGTGCCGTCCAGCGAGCCGTCGTCCACCACTATTATTTCTTTGGAAACGCCTCCCAAATCTGTTTTTTCAAGAATATCCAGGATTTTTTCAATCGTGGATATTTCGTTGAAAACGGGAATGATGATGGATAATTTGTTTATTGTCATTGTTATTTAAAACTGTTTCCATATTTTATCCTATATCTTCTTTTTTATAAAATTAAGTATGGTTTCCGCCCGGTTTTTCCACTGGTAATTTTTTACTTTTTCCAGCGCCTTTACGGCTTTTTCTTTCGCCGTGCCGTAATTTTCAAAAGCAGATTTTATCTTTTCGGCGAAAGAAACCGGGTCGTCCGGCGCGGCAAAATACGCTTCTTCGTCGGTTAAAACTTCCCTTATTGAGGGCAAATCGGAAGCAACTATGGGCCGGGCGGACGCCATGTAAGAAAAAAGCTTAAGTGGCGAAGTAAAGCCAACGGAAACTTTGTCTTTGCCGGTGTTGGGCAGAACCAAAACATCGGCCACCGCCTGGTTTTCTCCAATTTCCCTGTAAGGACGCTGGCCTAAAAAAGAAACCCTGGGGTATTTTTTATCCACCTGGGCAATCTGACCGGCTTCTCCTCCGATGACAACAAACAGAACTTCCGGCAACAATTTAGACGTTTCCAGCAGCGTTTCCGCTCCTTTCCAGCCGTCCAAACGCCCTATATACATGGCGATTTTTTTATCAAGAGGCAACCCAAGTCTTTTTCTGGATTCGGCTTTGTCAAAATTTTTGGAAAAATCTCCGAGGTCAATGCCGTCCGGAGCGACAACAATCTTATCGGCGGACACGCCTTTGTCTTCATAAAATTTTTTAAGCCCTCCGGCGATGGCGACAATGCCTTTGCATCTTCTAATGAGCCTTTTGGCAAAAAAATTAAAATTGCCAACGTGCGTTTCCCAGAAAATATTTTTTTTAAAAAAGCTTGCCAAATACAACGGCATTTCGTCGCGGGAATAAATTATGCCGCTCCTTTTAAAAAGCGAATAAATAACCGCTATTTTTGAAAAAATCAGCGCGTGGACCAAAAAACCCGCCCTGCCAAGCCACACAAAATCAGCGGAAGGTATCCTGATAATCTTAAAATTATTTTTAACCCCGTAATAGCGGAAAGGGTCATCTTTTATTTTATTAAATCTCCAGGGCACCAGCAGTTCCACGACGCAACCGCTATCGGCAAGCGCCTCGCAAGTCTTCATTATTTGGATACCGTGGGCTTTTTCCGTCGGCAAACGCATATTGGCTATGTATATTATCTTCATTTTTTTATTTAATCAGAAACGCCGTAAAACCGCTGGATTGATTGCTGCCGCTTTTTTTAAACAAGCGATCCAAAAAATTTCCCACGGCGACAAAAAAACTTATCCTGCCCAATGGAGTCAGATGGATTACGGAAGCCGCCGCCCCCCGGATATTATGCGTTTCCATTACGGAAAAATTTTTAAACATCATCTTGAGAACGTCCGGCGTAAATCGCCAGTAGTCGTTGTAATATCCTTTTTCCGGGTGGTAGTAATAAAGAAACGGCGCCTGGAACAGGCAATATCCGCCCGGCTTCAAAACCCGGTAAAGCTCCTTGGCCGCCGTCAGCGGGTCTTCAATGTGTTCAAAAACCGCCATGCAAATAATAGCGTCGACGGAATTGTCGGCAAAAGGCATATTATGGATGTCGCCCACTACGTCGGGATTATAATCAGGCACCACGTCCATAATTTTATAGTCCACTCTGTTTTGCCTTATCGCCTCCGCTATCCACTTCATATCCGGATTGACCCTGTTCCCTTTCGCGGTGGAGATTCTCAAACTGCCGCCGATGTCAATAATCGACTTTTTATCCGTCAGGATTTTCATCATTTTGCCGCGGAAAAAACCTTCCCACGGAACAATAATTTTCGTTTTTATTTCTTTAAGTTTTAAAAGCGATGGTTTCATAAAAATTTTTTAAAATCTATACCGTTTCGCGCAGTATTTTTTCAAACTCCGCGGCGATGATTTCCGGCCTGAGTTTTTCCCGGAAAAGTTTATATCCGCCGGCGGCGATTTTTTCAAGCAAACCCGGATTGTTTTTAAGAGTCCTGATTTTGGCGGCAAGGTCTTCCGGATCGGCCGGCCGGCAAAAAAGGCAATTCTCCCCGTCGGAAAAAAGTTCCCGAACGGCCGGAGTGTCCGCCGTCAAGACGGCCTTGCCCATGGCGACGGCGTCGTAAACTTTGTTCGGTACGACCCGCGACGCCTTGCCGGTGTCGCCGAATATTCCTAGAACGACGTCGGCCCGCTTAATATAATCCGGAATCTTGTCGTAGGCGACCGGATCTATGAAGTTGACGTTCTTTACACCAATGTCTTCGCTCACTTTTCTGACTTGTTTATAAGTCTGCCCCCGGCCTATGATGTTAAACACCACGTCTTCTTCTTCCAAAAGTTTAGCAGCTTTTACGATATGCTCCACCCCGTGCAGAGGGATAAAAAATCCGTGAAAGTGAACTATAAATTTATCTCCTTTTTCTTCAGCCGCCGCAGGACGCATTGTTTTCTCTTCCGTTCCAATAAACAGCCGGCGAAACTTTGACACGGGCGATTTAAACGTCCGGCGAAAATAATCGGCGTTGGCGGCGGTGTCCATAATTACCACATCGCACAAACGACACAAAAGCCAGTCCAAAACGTAATAATAAGCCGCTTTAAAGCTAAATCGGGAAACTTTTTTCCGGTCAAAAACCATCGTGTCATACAAAGAGACAATCGGGTCGGCGACTATTTTTTTCTTTGAAAGTATTTTCGCCAGAATTGATATTGTTTGCCCTCCGGCATAAGCCAGAAACATCACGTCATAATCCTCGCTGGTTTTGCGGTATTCTTTAAGCAAAAACCAAAACCGCCAAAGCGAAGAAACGGGAGTATTGCACTCATCAATTTCCCAGCCGCGCTTCTTAAGCCCTTCCAGTAAAATCCTGGTCCTGGCATTGACCGGATCGCTTTTATTGTATATTCCGAAAAATAGGACTTTCATATAAAGCCTTTTAGTTGGCGCACTTTTCGCACAAAGGATAGCCGCGCCGCCCGGCTTTTTTTCTCTTGCTTCTAACCTCCGGCAGATGCCAAAACTCCCTAAGCGGTTTTTCCAGAACATTGCCATAAATATACTGGCCGTTGATGTCGTAGCAGCACATCGCCAGCCGGCCGTCCGCCAGCGCCACAATGTTGGACGAAGGCAGCTCGCAGAATTTTTTCCTGTTCTTGACGGCCAAATCCCCTCCTTTTTTCTCGTACCTTATTTTGGAAGCGTAGCGAGGATCGTCCGGCAGGAATTTTTCCGACAACTCTTTAATCTCTTCCTTGGAGTAAGCGTACTCGCTCAAGGCGAACGACTTTATTCTCAAGCGATCCACTCCCAGTTCTTTGGCCAATCTTTTTACATCCTCAACTTCTCCCTGATTAAACTTGGTAAGAATAAACTGCAGCTCAACGTACGGCTTTCTCCGTCCTGATTCTTTTTTCAGACGGCAGAAATTTTTTATGTTTTCAAGCACTTCTTCAAAAACGGCCCCTTCGCGGAAAACCTCATAGCTTTCCTTGCTCATCCCGTCAAGGCAAAGAATCGCTTCATCCAGTCCGGAGTTCAAAAGCTCTTTTGATCTTTTTTCGTCCAACAAAACGGCATTGGTGCTTATCACCGTGTACATGTTGTTTTGGTGGGAATATTTTATCATTTCCGCCATGCGCGGATTGACCAGCGGGTCATTGGAAAACCAGGGCAAAACAACGGAAACGGAATCTTTGACGTTGTCTATTATTTTTTTATAATTTTCCAGGCTCATGGCCACCTTCGGCCTTTTGATTTTGTCGTGCGGGGTGGTGCAGGTCGGGCACTTCAAGTTGCAGAAACTGGCGGTTTCTACCATCGCCAGATAAGGATAATCAAAAAGTTTATGCTTTACGGCGGTGCGGACAAAATGCGCCGGCTTGGCGAAATTTCCGTCCAAAACGTCGTAAAGAACGTGTCTTTTAAACACGTGCCAGAAATGTTCCAATTTCGCTTTAATTTTCTTCATTTAAATTAACTTCCGGCTTTTCGCGCGACCACAAAAAGCACACTGCCATAATATTTCATCGCGGGCAGTAAAGCAATCATCCTCCTGATTTTTCCTTTAAGCCCCGGGCCGGCGTCTTGAGAGCTCATTTTGGCGGAAAAAACTTCTTCCGCTTTGTGCCTTTTCTTGAGATAATTTATTACTTCCATTGAAGAAACTATGTAAGTGAGATCGTCGTCCAATTTTTCATATCTGCCGGTGGCGGAAGTGAAATTTTCGCCCAACGTCCGGAATGTGGCGACTCCGAATATTCTGAAAAAATAATCGCAAATCCTTGCCGCTCCGAGCCAAACTTTATACCATATATTTTTGTGCCTCACGGCGTTAAGCCGCGACAACGGAAGCTCCAAATTGGGAGCGAGAAAAATCAAATGGCCGCCCGGCTTCAAAACTCGAACGGCTTCGTCAATCATCTCTTTCGGTTTTTTAAAATGCTCCAGAGAATACACGCCGAACGCGACATCAAACATTCTGTCACCGAATGGCAGCCTGCCATCATCCGGGTCAATCAAAGTAAACTTGGCACTCGTGACGGAGCTTTTTGCCGCGGCCTGTTTTAAAGCGTATTCCGAAACATCAATGCCATAATAATTTACGCTGTTTCCCATTTTGGTTGAAAATTCTCCTTCTCCGCAACCCAACTCCAAGACAAATGCTCCCGTTGGCGCGTTGTTTTTTATGAAATCAAGAATATATTTACGCCAGCCGTCGTCAAAACCGCTTTTCTCCAGCGCTTTATGATAATAAATTTTTTCGTAATCGGGCATTTTAATTTTTACGCCACCAACTTGTTACGTTCATCCGATAGGGGTGGAAGCACTTCCGGCAAAGCGGAATCTCTCCCGCCTCAAAACGCATATGCTTTCTTCTTATTTCCGCGAATTTTTCGCCGTCCCATATCTCTTCCAGTGTTTGTTTGGCAAAATCTCCCACGACCACGGATCCGTCAAAATCAATGCAGCAGAGAGCCACTCTGCCGTCGCTCATTACCACGAGCTCCCTCCACAACCGCAAACAAGGGTACGCTTTGGCGGAAGGTTTTTTCATTAAAGAAATGTCGGCGGTGTCGTTTCTGTTGTCGTCAAAAGAAATAATTATTTTATCCGCCCTGCCATGCCAAAACTTTTTAAACTCTTCCTGTTCGCCCTCGTTGTCTTTACTCCTTACGAACACAACCGCGACGCACGGCGACGGCGAACCAAGTTCCTTTTTTCTTTCTATCAGTTTTAGAATGTTTGAAACGGTTTTGTTAAAATCAAGACCTTTCCTTATTTTCTCGTAGGTTTCTTTTTTGACTCCATCAACGCTGAACCTTATGTCGTTTAAGCCGCTTTCAATTATTTTGTTTATAATTTCGCCGTTTAAAACGGAACCGTTGGAGAAAAGCTGGATACGGACGCCTTTTGACTCAAGATATTTTATCCGCTCAAAAATCGCCGGGTCCAAAAACGGCTCGTTGTAAAAATTAAGGTTGAATTTATAGACGCCGTGGCTGACGCAATCGTCCACGATTTTTTTAAACAGGTCCATCGGCATCGCCTTCTTCGGTCTGGTCATTTTCGGATATGGGCACATGACGCAGGCGGAATTGCAGACATTGGACGGTTCAACCGTAACAATAAGGTCGGACAGCTTGAATTCTTTGAGTTTTTTGTTTATCGGAAAAGAATAAATTTTCCGATACAACAACCCTAAAACGGGCAAATTTACAGCTTTTAAAAATCCGTTTTTAGCGCGGTTTTTGGCTTTTTTTATCATAAAAATTTTTTTATTTCTTCTTTCAGAAACATTAGTTCAAAAAATTTATCCGAGCGCAGATAATCCTCAAACGCTTTTCTGGCCTCTTTCTGCATTAAAACAAACTTTTCGCCGTTCAGATTCCGGTAAAAACCGGCGGCGGACTCCCCTATCTTTTTTATGTTTCTCCGGTCAATAAACAAACAGAAATCTTTATAATTTACAATCTGTTCCAATGGCAAAGCGCAATCCGTATCCACAAAAAGCGGCACCCGGCCGGCGCTAAGCGTTTCGTAAAACCGGAAAGAGAAATTGCCGTTGCCCCTTACAACCAACGCCAGGTCGGAACCGGACATATTTTCGGCGTATTCGCGGCGGGCAATTTCCGGCGGCAAGGAGATGGTGCTGGCGTGGCCCGAATAAGTCTTGCGCTCTATAAAATTAGTTTCAACCAGCCTGGACCGTTTGAGAATTTTTATGATTTTATTCCTAAGAGCGATGCCGTCCGCGGCGTCTATGTTTCTCCATCCGGCCAGGCGTAAAATTTTCTTGGCGAACTGCTTCGTTTTACGCCAAACGCCTCCGGACGAAGTCCAGCCGCAAAATCCTATTATCGGCTTGCTGTCCGTTTTCATCCTCGGCTGAAATTCAAACTCCCCCGTCAAATCCTCCACGAACGGCGGCATCATTATTTCGTTTTTTTCTTTTTC
This genomic window contains:
- a CDS encoding exostosin family protein, whose translation is MIKVWTDVPLPLSYMPLLYPNWGVQTKDAHLFFSKKAFAHFNKPFVEIAEDPASADFLLIPHNFPLVRERKEYLDNFARLSKKHNKKIIIFIYGDSMEKVCVENAIVFRTSRYKSEKEKNEIMMPPFVEDLTGEFEFQPRMKTDSKPIIGFCGWTSSGGVWRKTKQFAKKILRLAGWRNIDAADGIALRNKIIKILKRSRLVETNFIERKTYSGHASTISLPPEIARREYAENMSGSDLALVVRGNGNFSFRFYETLSAGRVPLFVDTDCALPLEQIVNYKDFCLFIDRRNIKKIGESAAGFYRNLNGEKFVLMQKEARKAFEDYLRSDKFFELMFLKEEIKKFL
- a CDS encoding radical SAM protein; amino-acid sequence: MIKKAKNRAKNGFLKAVNLPVLGLLYRKIYSFPINKKLKEFKLSDLIVTVEPSNVCNSACVMCPYPKMTRPKKAMPMDLFKKIVDDCVSHGVYKFNLNFYNEPFLDPAIFERIKYLESKGVRIQLFSNGSVLNGEIINKIIESGLNDIRFSVDGVKKETYEKIRKGLDFNKTVSNILKLIERKKELGSPSPCVAVVFVRSKDNEGEQEEFKKFWHGRADKIIISFDDNRNDTADISLMKKPSAKAYPCLRLWRELVVMSDGRVALCCIDFDGSVVVGDFAKQTLEEIWDGEKFAEIRRKHMRFEAGEIPLCRKCFHPYRMNVTSWWRKN
- a CDS encoding glycosyltransferase family 39 protein, with amino-acid sequence MTFLKGNKKWLIIIAAFILARVIVFSSFWAASADKGGWANFYGWSQPAQAVLTQKFHETCDWHPPLYYTFTSALFFLFKTQWSIYFFHLLFAFVSLLIGYKTIRLFLPEKIAFWAVLIWALEPFWAWHNFLLASENLYIPLFLAAMYFLFVFLKKGTAKHIMLSFLFFGLAVLTRPTALLIPALISVVLIFLFVFRNKIKTGDAFFAKKFKEIVILLLAFNFLFWAVAGVWMVRNKLVYDRFSLAMITATNVYYYNLPPLLALQKNISYQEAYDMVAAQAANDLGPSHVAAKDWNCTLYTNEELNKQFDYYDSESKKYIMSNLKDYVPLHLVKMAPFFIESGYFDLYSAHTGEYSKPDITAAFMKGDMGEVKEFFAGLDLKKSIYIFGMLLWLAFFASSLAAVLYSFFKDKPSFLFFALSALMAFYTAFLMSPFNFARYRLPLYVFFFAGFVYIIDKLWFAWKNRSK
- a CDS encoding glycosyltransferase, encoding MKIIYIANMRLPTEKAHGIQIMKTCEALADSGCVVELLVPWRFNKIKDDPFRYYGVKNNFKIIRIPSADFVWLGRAGFLVHALIFSKIAVIYSLFKRSGIIYSRDEMPLYLASFFKKNIFWETHVGNFNFFAKRLIRRCKGIVAIAGGLKKFYEDKGVSADKIVVAPDGIDLGDFSKNFDKAESRKRLGLPLDKKIAMYIGRLDGWKGAETLLETSKLLPEVLFVVIGGEAGQIAQVDKKYPRVSFLGQRPYREIGENQAVADVLVLPNTGKDKVSVGFTSPLKLFSYMASARPIVASDLPSIREVLTDEEAYFAAPDDPVSFAEKIKSAFENYGTAKEKAVKALEKVKNYQWKNRAETILNFIKKKI
- a CDS encoding class I SAM-dependent methyltransferase; translated protein: MPDYEKIYYHKALEKSGFDDGWRKYILDFIKNNAPTGAFVLELGCGEGEFSTKMGNSVNYYGIDVSEYALKQAAAKSSVTSAKFTLIDPDDGRLPFGDRMFDVAFGVYSLEHFKKPKEMIDEAVRVLKPGGHLIFLAPNLELPLSRLNAVRHKNIWYKVWLGAARICDYFFRIFGVATFRTLGENFTSATGRYEKLDDDLTYIVSSMEVINYLKKRHKAEEVFSAKMSSQDAGPGLKGKIRRMIALLPAMKYYGSVLFVVARKAGS
- a CDS encoding radical SAM protein encodes the protein MKKIKAKLEHFWHVFKRHVLYDVLDGNFAKPAHFVRTAVKHKLFDYPYLAMVETASFCNLKCPTCTTPHDKIKRPKVAMSLENYKKIIDNVKDSVSVVLPWFSNDPLVNPRMAEMIKYSHQNNMYTVISTNAVLLDEKRSKELLNSGLDEAILCLDGMSKESYEVFREGAVFEEVLENIKNFCRLKKESGRRKPYVELQFILTKFNQGEVEDVKRLAKELGVDRLRIKSFALSEYAYSKEEIKELSEKFLPDDPRYASKIRYEKKGGDLAVKNRKKFCELPSSNIVALADGRLAMCCYDINGQYIYGNVLEKPLREFWHLPEVRSKRKKAGRRGYPLCEKCAN
- a CDS encoding glycosyltransferase family 2 protein, producing MTINKLSIIIPVFNEISTIEKILDILEKTDLGGVSKEIIVVDDGSLDGTREILKSYETRHKIVYHEKNQGKGAAVRTGLKIMSGDYAVIQDADLEYNPNDFKRMLEHAVANNAEAIYGSRRLGKGKSPTAGWQYYLGGLFLTFLTNFLYRTKITDEATCYKMVSRRTLENFNLCSDGFEFCPEITAKIARQKITIHEIPIDYTPRSRAEGKKIKLKDGFIAVWTLLKYKIKS
- a CDS encoding class I SAM-dependent methyltransferase — encoded protein: MKPSLLKLKEIKTKIIVPWEGFFRGKMMKILTDKKSIIDIGGSLRISTAKGNRVNPDMKWIAEAIRQNRVDYKIMDVVPDYNPDVVGDIHNMPFADNSVDAIICMAVFEHIEDPLTAAKELYRVLKPGGYCLFQAPFLYYYHPEKGYYNDYWRFTPDVLKMMFKNFSVMETHNIRGAAASVIHLTPLGRISFFVAVGNFLDRLFKKSGSNQSSGFTAFLIK
- a CDS encoding glycosyltransferase family 2 protein, whose protein sequence is MKISVVVPIYNEADNLNQLFDELQAVLKNHEHEIITVNDGSRDNTRSVLNEAASKNKNIKVIHFHGNFGQTAAIFCGIHHSSGDVIVPIDSDLENDPNDIFKMLEKINEGYDVVSGWRKGRWNDQKLRRKLPSMLANKLISKITRVKLNDYGCTLKAYRRSVIKDASLYGEMHRFIPAYASWRGAKVSEVEVDFRPRRKGKSNYGMSRIFKVLLDLVVVKFLDKYMTRPMHFFGGAGFLVFSLGVATGLLTIVLKILGLRDFVDTPLPILCALLVMVGVQLIAMGVLAEMLMRVYFESQNKKPYQIAEKINFE
- a CDS encoding glycosyltransferase, which gives rise to MKVLFFGIYNKSDPVNARTRILLEGLKKRGWEIDECNTPVSSLWRFWFLLKEYRKTSEDYDVMFLAYAGGQTISILAKILSKKKIVADPIVSLYDTMVFDRKKVSRFSFKAAYYYVLDWLLCRLCDVVIMDTAANADYFRRTFKSPVSKFRRLFIGTEEKTMRPAAAEEKGDKFIVHFHGFFIPLHGVEHIVKAAKLLEEEDVVFNIIGRGQTYKQVRKVSEDIGVKNVNFIDPVAYDKIPDYIKRADVVLGIFGDTGKASRVVPNKVYDAVAMGKAVLTADTPAVRELFSDGENCLFCRPADPEDLAAKIRTLKNNPGLLEKIAAGGYKLFREKLRPEIIAAEFEKILRETV
- a CDS encoding cobalamin B12-binding domain-containing protein, with the protein product MKIILVQPPLTLEERYGVKHQSGGETIPLGLLYLAASVRDDGYPVKIIDAEILGLNIKMATEKILAEDPGLVGFTAVTVSVDNAAAVAKEIKKIRPDIVTVIGGHHITTAPEETLNRFPHFDVGVIGEGEKTLSELALVVKESGLDKNRLRSVNGLIFKDEVGEKFVITPTRSRTRNLDDLPKPAFDLLPDLFAYSPPVHTVKKFPACNLVTSRGCPGQCVFCTRSVYGNALSAHSAEYMIDLVTGLYEKYGIREIQFRDDNFTVFKPRLFRFCELMKEKKLKPVWTALARVDMVEPKMLKAMKEAGCWQVWYGIESGNNEILKLIKKNTTKEQIKNAVNWTKEAGIGVGAFFIMGHPGETKETLQETIDFALSLKIDEFHCTLMTPMPGSEIYRNWQKYGTFDNDWKKLNNWKAVFVPFGLTKEDLEKYNQKFFRKFYFRPRIILGYIKRIRSPKHFFVYFSGFMALLEWVYKKRRA